The DNA sequence GCAATACCAGAAGGTCAGCTCCGTGGCGCAGACATCCGAAGCCAGCCCCCATCGTCTTGTGCAGATGCTGATGGAAGGTGGTCTGGATCGCCTGGCCCAAGCCAAGGGCGCGATGAGTCGCGGTCAGATCGATCAAAAAGGCATCATGCTCAGCAAGGCGATCGAGATCATCGGAGGCTTGCGCGAGGGCCTGGATCCCGAGAAAAGTGAAAGCCCCGAGTCGCTGCAAGAACTGGACAGCCTCTATAGCTACATGATGGTCCGTCTGGCTGAGGCCA is a window from the Pseudomonas sp. LS1212 genome containing:
- the fliS gene encoding flagellar export chaperone FliS, yielding MNPIKALRQYQKVSSVAQTSEASPHRLVQMLMEGGLDRLAQAKGAMSRGQIDQKGIMLSKAIEIIGGLREGLDPEKSESPESLQELDSLYSYMMVRLAEANRLNDADMIDEVARLLITVKSGWDAIATAE